The uncultured Pseudodesulfovibrio sp. genome includes a region encoding these proteins:
- a CDS encoding electron transfer flavoprotein subunit beta, producing MGSEFHIVVCGSIVPDPLQTLAPQDGPTGPSLKNEMMLPAVLDPWAGHALFEAANLAAKNPGSQVWLVSLGPKAKLQQVMMSVSQKAPFQLVVADGSASGFTDAYETAKVLADTIEGIGGLDKSKMLLFGGWQSASRGSGAVLQMVGELLGVTEQFQGVDKLTVGGDGSLEVLERVEGGAYQKSVVDGAPAAFGWATGELPEPPNNPQVGMQNMQKNMPALMQAKPADLSGTSLKFSSVELPKQRRETRIVKDVSVDEMAKEIVEWIKG from the coding sequence ATGGGTAGTGAATTCCACATCGTGGTCTGCGGTTCCATCGTCCCGGACCCGCTCCAGACCCTCGCGCCCCAGGACGGACCCACCGGACCGTCTTTGAAAAACGAAATGATGCTTCCCGCCGTGCTCGATCCGTGGGCCGGGCATGCCCTGTTCGAGGCCGCGAATCTGGCGGCCAAGAATCCGGGCAGCCAGGTCTGGCTGGTCAGCCTCGGCCCCAAGGCCAAGCTGCAACAGGTCATGATGTCCGTGTCCCAGAAGGCCCCCTTCCAGTTGGTCGTGGCCGACGGATCGGCTTCGGGCTTCACCGACGCCTATGAGACCGCCAAGGTTCTGGCCGATACGATCGAGGGCATCGGCGGACTGGACAAGTCCAAGATGCTGCTGTTTGGCGGCTGGCAGTCCGCTTCGCGCGGCTCCGGCGCGGTCCTTCAGATGGTCGGCGAGCTGCTCGGCGTGACCGAACAGTTCCAGGGCGTGGACAAACTCACCGTGGGCGGTGACGGCTCTCTGGAAGTGCTTGAGCGCGTGGAGGGCGGTGCCTACCAGAAGTCTGTCGTGGACGGAGCGCCTGCCGCGTTTGGTTGGGCCACGGGCGAGCTGCCCGAGCCGCCGAACAACCCGCAGGTGGGTATGCAGAACATGCAGAAGAACATGCCCGCGCTGATGCAGGCCAAGCCTGCGGACCTGTCCGGTACGAGCCTGAAATTCTCATCGGTGGAGCTGCCCAAACAGCGCCGCGAGACCCGCATCGTCAAGGATGTGTCGGTGGATGAGATGGCCAAAGAAATCGTCGAATGGATCAAGGGTTAG
- a CDS encoding rhodanese-like domain-containing protein, whose translation MHPRYIVLILAVLTAALFFYRQHGQGSPEGVSAVTAAQAQAELVADPDILVLDIRTPPEFAEGHIQGARNIDFMSADFAKRLEKLDPNAKYLVYCRSGNRSAQAMKTFARLGFNRIIHMSRGIKDWQGQGLPLVK comes from the coding sequence ATGCATCCAAGATATATTGTTCTCATACTGGCCGTGCTGACTGCCGCTTTGTTCTTCTACAGGCAGCATGGGCAGGGCTCGCCGGAAGGCGTCTCGGCCGTTACCGCGGCTCAGGCCCAGGCCGAACTGGTCGCCGATCCCGACATCCTGGTGCTCGACATCCGGACCCCGCCTGAATTTGCCGAGGGGCATATACAGGGCGCGCGCAACATCGACTTCATGAGCGCGGATTTCGCGAAGCGGCTTGAGAAGCTCGACCCGAACGCGAAGTATCTTGTGTACTGCCGGTCCGGAAACCGTAGCGCCCAGGCCATGAAGACTTTCGCGCGGCTCGGCTTCAACCGGATTATTCACATGTCGCGGGGGATAAAGGACTGGCAGGGGCAGGGGCTGCCGCTGGTCAAATAG
- a CDS encoding electron transfer flavoprotein subunit alpha — MTVLYLAHTECDNSLHKSALEALTAAKALAEGMGSDLVVGLIGADVAEAAETIGGCNAKCYSVSGPEFADGRYASDLAAAEAIAKACSPDVVVAPATSRFSRALPGLAIRLGGRVDTHLSGLAAEDGKPVAKRWFYRQRMEGTLTREERPWVLTMDSGCAEPFEGTGAADVEALSVDVASRTKVAGMECASEDAQTIRPDADMLFVAGAGWTKKQADGGTHVAEAEKTIMGFLETTKSSLGSSKSLVDISGEGGAVISFLTHMHQVGQTGATPRHPKGLSTCCHGEEPHVVGWRFIKERRAINLDAGCGWAQGKCDVLYVGDAFAIMAKVNELLG; from the coding sequence ATGACTGTTTTGTATCTTGCACACACCGAATGCGACAATTCCCTGCACAAGTCCGCCCTTGAGGCGCTGACCGCTGCCAAGGCCCTGGCCGAAGGCATGGGGTCCGACCTGGTGGTCGGCCTTATCGGCGCGGACGTTGCCGAAGCCGCCGAAACCATCGGCGGCTGCAACGCCAAATGCTACTCCGTGTCCGGTCCCGAGTTCGCGGACGGACGTTATGCTTCCGATCTGGCTGCGGCCGAGGCCATTGCCAAGGCTTGCTCCCCGGATGTGGTAGTGGCTCCGGCCACTTCCCGTTTCAGCCGGGCTCTGCCCGGTCTGGCCATTCGTCTGGGCGGCCGGGTGGACACCCACCTGTCCGGTCTGGCTGCCGAGGACGGCAAGCCCGTGGCCAAGCGGTGGTTCTATCGCCAACGCATGGAAGGGACCCTGACCCGCGAAGAGCGGCCCTGGGTGCTGACTATGGATTCCGGTTGCGCCGAGCCTTTCGAGGGCACTGGCGCGGCGGACGTGGAAGCACTGTCCGTGGACGTGGCTTCCCGGACCAAGGTGGCGGGCATGGAGTGCGCCTCCGAGGACGCTCAGACCATCCGTCCCGACGCGGACATGCTCTTCGTGGCCGGCGCCGGCTGGACCAAGAAGCAGGCTGACGGCGGCACGCATGTGGCCGAAGCGGAGAAGACCATCATGGGCTTCCTGGAGACCACCAAGTCCTCGCTGGGCTCGTCCAAGTCCCTGGTGGACATCTCGGGCGAAGGTGGCGCGGTGATTTCCTTCCTGACCCACATGCATCAGGTCGGGCAGACCGGCGCGACCCCGCGTCACCCCAAAGGGTTGTCCACCTGCTGCCACGGCGAGGAACCGCACGTGGTCGGCTGGCGTTTCATCAAGGAGCGCCGGGCCATCAACCTGGATGCCGGTTGCGGCTGGGCTCAGGGCAAGTGCGACGTCCTCTACGTGGGCGATGCGTTCGCCATCATGGCCAAGGTCAACGAACTGCTCGGCTAA